The DNA sequence CAGCGAGGCAGTGTCGACCAGCCAGAAGTAGGGGAACGCCCACACCATGATGCCGATGGCGCCGATGATGAGCAGCGGGCGCCGTCCGACCCGGTCCGATGCGCCGCCGGACCACAGGATCACCCCGGCGCCGATCACCGAGCTGACGAAGGCCATGGCCAGCAGCCCGTCGTAGTCCATCCCCAGTTCCGCGGTGGCGTAGCTGAGCACGCCCGCGATGGAGATGTAGAACAGCGAGTTGGTGGCGGCGAGCAGCCCGCAGCCCAGCAGGATCTTGCGCCAGTGGTGGCGGAGCACCTCGGCCAGCGGGGCCTTGGCGACGGCGTTGCCGGCGGCCTCGGCGGCCTTCGTGGCCTTGGCCTGCGCGGCGGCCTGCAGGTCGCGGAACTCGGGGGTGTCCTCCACCTTGGTCTGGATGTAGAGGACGACGGGGAACAGCAGCGCGCTCGCCAGGAACGGCACGCGCCAGCCCCAGGTGATGAAGGCGTCGTGCGACAGCGCCGCGGTGGCGCCCAGGAACACGAGGTTGCCGAGGATGACGCCGAATGGCACACCCATCTGGCCGAAGGTGCCGGCGAAGCCTTTGCGCTTGGGGTCGGCCGATTCGGTGAGCAGCAGGATGATGCCGCCCCACTGCCCGCCGCAGGCCATGCCCTGGATGAACCGCAGCGTCACCAGCAGTATCGGCGCGGCGATGCCGATCGCCGACGTGCTGGGCAGCAGGCCGATGAGGAACGTCGCGGCGCCCATGCCGATGAGACACACGACGACGGTGGGTTTGCGCCCGTACTTGTCGCCGAAGTGCCCGGCGATGACGCCGCCGAGCGGACGGGCGACGAACCCGGCCCAGAAGGTGCTGAACGACAGCAGCGTGCCCATCAGCGCCGACGCCTCGGGGAAGAACACGTGCGGGAACACCAGTGCCGCCGCCGTGCCGTAGAGGAAGAAGTCGTACCACTCGATCGAACTGCCGAAGAGCCCTGCCGCCAGCAGCTTCTTCTGCGCTCGTCCGCCGCCGTGCGCGCGGCCGGCCGTGTGATGGGTCATCAGATCACCTCTTGCCCGGATTCACGGGTCGCGGCCGACACACGCGGTACCGGCCGCGACCCACAGGTTGAAGTTGACTCCATCTTCAAATTGAAGTCCGCTTCAGCTTGCTCGGGAAACCGTGTGATGTCAATCACTACTCAGAGGTAATGTGCAGCGGATCTCGCGTCGTGACGCAGATTCCGCGCTACCCGCCCCGCAGCGCGCGGCGCAGGATCTTGCCGGTGACGGTCTTCGGCAGCTCATCGCGGATCTCGACGGCGCGCGGCACCTTGTAGGCAGCCATCCGCTCGCGGCAGAAGGCGATGAGCCCGTCCTCGTCCGCCT is a window from the Tomitella gaofuii genome containing:
- a CDS encoding MFS transporter encodes the protein MTHHTAGRAHGGGRAQKKLLAAGLFGSSIEWYDFFLYGTAAALVFPHVFFPEASALMGTLLSFSTFWAGFVARPLGGVIAGHFGDKYGRKPTVVVCLIGMGAATFLIGLLPSTSAIGIAAPILLVTLRFIQGMACGGQWGGIILLLTESADPKRKGFAGTFGQMGVPFGVILGNLVFLGATAALSHDAFITWGWRVPFLASALLFPVVLYIQTKVEDTPEFRDLQAAAQAKATKAAEAAGNAVAKAPLAEVLRHHWRKILLGCGLLAATNSLFYISIAGVLSYATAELGMDYDGLLAMAFVSSVIGAGVILWSGGASDRVGRRPLLIIGAIGIMVWAFPYFWLVDTASLALFMVAVTVGAVFQSMTYGPLAAFMSEIFAPRIRYSGMSLAYQLAAITISGGTPMIMTAIIAGTGSTTLVAVFVMAMALVTLLCTVALKETNPAAVREDPRAVPGIDAAQSVPAQRGVGAGVGGEALA